The following are from one region of the Quercus robur chromosome 1, dhQueRobu3.1, whole genome shotgun sequence genome:
- the LOC126720533 gene encoding disease resistance protein Roq1-like isoform X2 — MGTQNASSSSSSSCFPSSSSIVPGWRYEYHVFLSFRGSDTRKKFTSHLYEALKRNGITTFRDDESLERGEFISPELMRAIEESRFAVVIFSKNYASSSWCLTELAKIVECMDKKKLTVLPVFYDVDPSDVRKLRGTFAEAFAKHLNDNNENVQNWKDVVTKVSGISGWDLRDESEATVIQKIIQRISLELNHKFSIVFEHLVGMDSRVKEMLDLCMREGLDCVHFVGICGMGGIGKTTLAREIYGKIYSDFEACSFLENVREDTKSKGLVSLQKILLSKILIGIEINLHDLYEGINVIGTRLCNKKVLIVLDDVNEEKQLKALAGNGGWFGPGSIIIVTSRDRHLLRRHGVKHIYEAKELNEDEALELFSWKAFKKPYPEENYEDLSMDFVRYANGLPLALEVLGSSLFGRKLDAWRSAQDKLEAKSNRDIMEILQISLFGLEDTQRELFLDIACFFKGEQVYCVRDTLESLGHYPDCDIYVLMDKSLITIASDGTLSMHDLLQEMGQDIVCCESPKEPGKRSRLWCYKDVLHVLKNNTGTEFVEGIVLKMPVDKNERLSAEAFSKMKILRFLKIGYVEPQRGHNRGHVQLPQGLIYLSNELRIIDWHGYPLKSMPTNFQPIKLVELRMHYSGIEKLWKGIMILNELKLIDLSHSQKLIEIPNLSGALNLEKLILQCCTRLCKIHASVGELKKLIQLDMNGCKNLSSLPNAICSLMSLKTLNLSFCSRLVKLPEDLGNLEGLEELDVSGTAIRGLFSSSVPLKNLKKLSIGGCAFLLSKKILNFPLFQRSPDPMGMLTRALSSLSSLTELNLSYCNLQTVPDAIGCCLSSLNHLNLRGNKFDCLPKNIIRLSNLETLFLSDCKDLRLLSELPSNIKYFEAEGCTSLETLPFRPEDVFSPHLYLINCVKLIENQSFGDMFSTMLARYIQSPFDLSYQNFIIPGSEIPKWFSHQSEGTSLNLQGPSDYTGIAVCVVFEIRPHLSLHQPPSEFYKATHWIHLICSVDGSQSIQSVGLSEQFGKIDSCHLWIRYAPFKRKRDKELSQIDANRLSQIKLGISTVGPGLVVTKWGARLVYEQDIEDLKKNMAGSSSCSITPYEDNLDDSAKDTKIKRNHDDFEGDGAGPSGEGTSNEVDEPQPKRIHTTP, encoded by the exons ATGGGCACACAAAAcgcctcttcctcctcctcatcctcatgttttccttcttcttcttctattgtGCCTGGATGGAGGTACGAATACCACGTCTTTCTCAGTTTTAGAGGTTCTGACACTCGCAAAAAATTTACAAGCCATCTATACGAAGCGTTGAAACGGAATGGCATAACCACATTTAGGGACGATGAAAGTCTCGAAAGAGGAGAATTCATCTCCCCAGAGCTCATGAGAGCAATTGAAGAATCCAGATTTGCTGTCGTCATTTTCTCTAAAAACTACGCTTCGTCGAGTTGGTGCTTGACTGAACTAGCAAAGATCGTCGAGTGCATGGACAAGAAGAAGCTGACAGTTCTGCCTGTTTTTTATGATGTGGATCCCAGTGATGTGCGCAAACTAAGGGGGACTTTTGCAGAAGCTTTTGCAAAACATCTCAACGATAACAATGAGAATGTGCAAAATTGGAAAGATGTTGTGACAAAAGTTTCTGGTATCTCTGGATGGGATTTACGGGAtga GAGTGAAGCAACCGTTATCCAAAAAATCATTCAAAGGATATCTCTTGAATTGAATCATAAATTCTCAATTGTTTTCGAGCACCTTGTTGGAATGGACTCCCGTGTGAAGGAAATGTTGGATTTATGCATGCGTGAAGGGTTGGATTGTGTCCACTTTGTTGGGATTTGTGGGATGGGTGGAATTGGCAAAACAACTCTTGCCCGAGAAATTTATGGTAAAATTTATAGTGACTTTGAAGCTTGTAGCTTTCTTGAAAATGTTAGAGAAGATACCAAAAGTAAAGGTTTAGTTTCTTTGCAAAAAATACTTCTTTCTAAGATATTAATAGGAATTGAAATAAATCTACATGATTTGTATGAAGGAATTAATGTCATAGGCACTAGACTATGCAATAAAAAAGTTCTTATTGTTCTTGATGACGTGAATGAAGAAAAACAACTAAAAGCATTAGCAGGGAATGGTGGTTGGTTTGGTCCGGGGAGTATAATCATTGTAACAAGTCGGGATAGGCATTTGTTGAGAAGGCATGGAGTGAAACATATATATGAAGCTAAGGAGCTGAATGAAGATGAAGCTTTGGAACTTTTTAGTTGGAAGGCTTTCAAGAAACCTTATCCTGAAGAAAATTATGAGGATTTGTCTATGGATTTTGTGAGATATGCTAACGGCCTTCCTTTAGCTCTCGAAGTTTTAGGTTCTTCATTGTTTGGTAGAAAACTGGATGCATGGAGAAGTGCTCAAGATAAACTAGAAGCAAAATCTAATAGAGACATTATGGAAATACTTCAAATAAGTTTATTTGGGCTAGAGGATACACAAAGAGAATTGTTTTtagatattgcatgtttctttaAAGGAGAGCAAGTATATTGCGTAAGGGATACTTTAGAAAGTTTAGGTCACTATCCAGACTGCGATATTTATGTTCTTATGGACAAATCTCTCATAACCATTGCATCAGATGGAACTTTGTCGATGCATGATTTGCTACAAGAAATGGGTCAAGACATTGTTTGTTGTGAATCCCCTAAAGAGCCTGGTAAACGTAGTAGGTTGTGGTGTTATAAGGATGTCTTGCATGTATTGAAAAATAATACT GGAACAGAGTTTGTTGAAGGTATAGTCCTAAAGATGCCTGTGGATAAAAATGAACGCTTAAGTGCTGAAGCCTTttcaaagatgaaaattttgagatttctTAAAATTGGTTATGTAGAACCTCAACGAGGCCATAATAGAGGTCACGTCCAACTTCCACAAGGCCTCATTTATCTTTCTAATGAGTTGCGCATAATAGATTGGCATGGATATCCTTTAAAATCCATGCCAACCAATTTCCAACCAATTAAACTTGTTGAATTGAGAATGCATTACAGTGGCATTGAAAAATTATGGAAAGGAATTATG attttaaatgagttaaaaCTCATTGACCTGAGTCACTCTCAAAAGTTAATTGAGATCCCGAACCTTAGTGGAGCCTTAAATCTTGAGAAATTAATTCTTCAATGTTGTACAAGACTATGCAAGATTCATGCATCTGTTGGAGAGCTCAAAAAGCTTATTCAATTGGATATGAATGGTTGCAAAAACCTTTCAAGTCTTCCTAATGCAATTTGTAGTTTGATGTCTTTAAAAACTCTCAATTTATCTTTTTGCTCAAGACTTGTGAAATTGCCAGAAGACCTTGGAAATCTTGAAGGTTTAGAGGAGCTAGATGTGAGTGGAACTGCTATAAGAGGGCTATTTTCGTCCTCCGTTCccttaaaaaatctcaaaaaactaTCTATTGGTGGATGTGCTTTTCTATTATCCAAAAAGATCCTCAATTTTCCTTTATTCCAAAGGAGTCCAGATCCCATGGGCATGTTAACGCGAGCTTTATCAAGCTTATCCTCTTTGACAGAGCTTAATCTAAGTTATTGCAATCTTCAGACAGTCCCTGATGCTATTGGCTGCTGTTTGTCATCTTTAAATCATTTAAATCTAAGGGGAAATAAATTCGATTGCCTTCCTAAAAATATCATTCGATTGTCAAATCTGGAGACTCTTTTTCTGAGTGATTGCAAGGATCTACGATTACTGTCAGAGCTTCCATCAAATATTAAGTATTTTGAGGCAGAAGGTTGTACCTCGCTGGAAACATTACCTTTTAGACCAGAAGATGTTTTTAGTCCCCATCTCTATCTTATTAACTGCGTCAAATTGATCGAGAATCAAAGTTTCGGTGACATGTTCTCAACAATGCTGGCACGTTACATTcag AGTCCTTTTGATTTAAGTTACCAAAATTTTATCATACCCGGAAGTGAAATTCCGAAATGGTTTAGCCATCAAAGTGAGGGGACTTCACTAAATCTACAAGGGCCTTCAGATTATACGGGAATCGCAGTGTGTGTTGTTTTTGAAATCCGCCCCCATCTTTCACTTCACCAACCTCCTTCGGAATTTTACAAAGCTACACATTGGATTCATCTTATCTGTTCTGTCGATGGATCTCAAAGTATACAAAGTGTTGGTCTTTCCGAACAATTTGGTAAGATTGATTCATGTCACCTTTGGATAAGATATGCTCCGTTCAAAAGGAAAAGGGACAAGGAATTGAGTCAAATCGATGCTAATCGATTGAGTCAGATTAAACTTGGAATAAGCACTGTGGGTCCAGGCTTGGTGGTGACGAAATGGGGAGCCCGTTTGGTATACGAGCAAGACATTGAAGATCTCAAAAAAAACATGGCTGGGTCCAGCAGCTGCAGCATCACTCCTTATGAGGATAATTTAGACGATTCAGCAAAAGATACCAAAATTAAGCGAAATCATGATGACTTTGAAGGAGATGGGGCAGGACCTAGTGGAGAAGGTACCTCTAATGAAGTAGACGAGCCACAGCCAAAGCGGATACATACAACACCCTAA